A single genomic interval of Deltaproteobacteria bacterium harbors:
- a CDS encoding SDR family oxidoreductase produces MTNPFDFHGQTVLVTGGTRGLGLAIGLAFGARGARVVLTHRWNSADEGELARQFAEVGGVAPLIVEADAGDSADTERLLSFLRERRTHIDVFVSNVCVALPCPDPLTLRERDLRRTLDWSAWPVVAITRAITYYLGRAPTRVIATSSDGPDRCYPGYVPVALAKAALEALVATLSRSGQRAFVLRTRHLLTQSLEQMFPDEAGRLVGRLARYGVTPEQAGEAAVALASGLLDGLDGRVLTVDRGAPLLDHALHVIPLMMEGGA; encoded by the coding sequence ATGACCAACCCCTTCGACTTCCATGGGCAGACCGTGCTGGTGACGGGTGGCACGCGCGGCCTGGGGCTAGCCATCGGTCTCGCCTTCGGCGCGCGGGGCGCGCGCGTGGTGCTCACGCACCGGTGGAACAGCGCGGACGAGGGAGAACTCGCGCGCCAGTTCGCAGAGGTGGGAGGGGTGGCCCCGCTGATCGTCGAAGCGGATGCGGGCGACAGCGCGGACACGGAGAGACTCCTTTCCTTCCTGCGCGAGCGGCGCACGCACATCGACGTCTTCGTGAGCAACGTGTGCGTGGCCCTCCCTTGTCCCGACCCACTGACGCTGCGAGAGCGGGACCTGCGGCGCACGCTCGACTGGAGCGCGTGGCCCGTGGTCGCCATCACCCGCGCGATCACGTACTACCTCGGGCGCGCCCCCACGCGTGTCATCGCCACCTCGTCCGACGGCCCCGACAGGTGCTACCCAGGCTACGTGCCGGTAGCCCTGGCCAAGGCCGCGCTCGAGGCGCTCGTCGCCACGCTCTCCCGCTCGGGCCAGCGCGCCTTCGTGCTGCGGACCCGGCACCTCCTCACGCAGAGTCTCGAGCAAATGTTCCCCGACGAGGCGGGCCGGCTCGTCGGGCGCCTCGCGCGCTACGGCGTGACGCCGGAGCAGGCCGGCGAGGCCGCCGTCGCCCTGGCGAGCGGCCTCCTCGACGGGCTCGACGGGCGGGTCCTGACGGTCGACCGCGGCGCGCCACTGCTCGACCACGCGCTCCACGTCATCCCCCTGATGATGGAGGGAGGGGCATGA
- a CDS encoding beta-ketoacyl-[acyl-carrier-protein] synthase family protein, giving the protein MRRRVVVTGMGVVTPLGDELGAFYQSLLAGRSAITRWKFFDDPRVYSKVGGDLSGYDAAARLQALLERIPEEHHARLSKLFRTAPMSTRLSLIVGLDGWLDAALGFGFDPSRAGVIVGGHNLNEHYLIRQHHVFMEEPDWMDAQIGVLDLDTDHAASIGEALGLRGPTYTMGGACASANLGLRAGLDEIRHHGLDVVLLAGACLDFSPIGLHAMALLGAISFQSFNDAPERASRPFDLHREGFVPSHGAAALVLEELEHARRRDARIYAEVLGCVATSDGSHLPAPSTEGQSRTIGQLLAETGVPKEEVDFVCAHATSTQLGDVSELRALHEVFGAHAQNLKINAPKSMLGHTCWSAPAVETVAAILQMRGGRLHPSINVEVLDPQIDLDVCANAGADLRPRHVLKNSFGFGGINCCSLLKPGPV; this is encoded by the coding sequence ATGCGTCGCCGCGTCGTGGTCACGGGGATGGGGGTCGTCACGCCGCTCGGCGACGAGCTGGGCGCCTTCTATCAGAGCTTGCTCGCCGGCCGTTCGGCAATCACCCGATGGAAGTTCTTCGACGACCCCCGCGTCTACTCGAAGGTCGGAGGCGACTTGTCTGGCTATGACGCGGCCGCGCGCCTCCAGGCGCTGCTCGAGCGCATCCCCGAGGAGCACCACGCACGGCTGAGCAAGCTCTTTCGCACGGCTCCCATGTCTACCCGGTTGAGCCTGATCGTCGGCCTCGACGGGTGGCTCGACGCCGCGCTCGGGTTTGGCTTCGACCCGAGCCGGGCCGGGGTCATCGTGGGCGGGCACAACCTGAACGAGCACTATCTCATCCGGCAGCACCACGTGTTCATGGAGGAGCCGGACTGGATGGACGCCCAGATCGGGGTGCTCGACCTGGACACCGACCACGCGGCCAGTATCGGCGAGGCGCTCGGGCTTCGCGGCCCCACCTATACCATGGGCGGGGCGTGCGCCTCGGCGAACCTCGGACTGCGCGCCGGGCTCGACGAGATCCGCCACCACGGGCTGGACGTCGTGTTGCTCGCGGGCGCGTGCCTGGACTTCTCGCCGATCGGCCTGCATGCCATGGCGCTGCTCGGCGCCATCTCGTTCCAGTCCTTCAACGACGCGCCGGAACGCGCGAGCCGGCCCTTCGACCTCCACCGCGAGGGCTTCGTCCCTTCCCACGGGGCTGCGGCCCTCGTGCTCGAGGAGCTCGAGCACGCGCGGCGGCGCGACGCCCGCATCTACGCCGAAGTGCTCGGGTGCGTGGCTACCTCCGACGGCTCGCATCTCCCGGCGCCCAGCACGGAAGGTCAGAGCCGGACGATCGGGCAGCTTCTCGCGGAGACCGGGGTTCCGAAGGAAGAGGTGGACTTCGTGTGCGCGCACGCCACGTCGACCCAGCTCGGCGATGTCTCGGAGCTCCGCGCACTGCACGAGGTCTTCGGGGCCCACGCGCAGAACCTCAAGATTAACGCGCCCAAGTCGATGCTCGGTCACACCTGCTGGTCGGCACCGGCGGTCGAGACCGTCGCGGCGATCCTCCAGATGCGCGGCGGGCGGCTGCACCCGTCGATCAACGTTGAGGTCCTCGATCCCCAGATCGACCTGGACGTGTGCGCGAACGCTGGGGCCGATCTGCGGCCGCGCCACGTGCTCAAGAACAGTTTCGGCTTCGGCGGGATAAACTGCTGTTCCCTGCTGAAACCGGGCCCGGTCTAG
- a CDS encoding secretion protein: protein MRPFRSGILLLALAASSGCTVELLHDIDESEANEILDALQRDGIGAKKHRVTQGNKPTYMLEVRRADAPQAWRILRQQSLPQPKRSGLGEVFGKVGLVPTATQERAMLRHALSGELSRTLQSVEGVREARVHVVLPERDPLAPLDAAAPRPRASVLLKVAGTAPLTEPQVRQLVAGAVDGLDAASVSVVIVRGQPAPSRAAEVAALASVGPFVVDASSRATLLVTLVGMVLALLTLGLGLLFALRRQRSLRLALVDAQAAPTGLAAVDLDSSLALLNRSLQVSRPGGSRTGNRLS from the coding sequence ATGCGACCTTTCCGATCCGGCATCCTGCTGCTCGCGCTCGCAGCCAGCTCCGGCTGCACCGTCGAGCTGCTCCACGACATCGACGAGTCCGAGGCCAACGAGATCCTCGACGCGCTCCAGCGGGACGGAATCGGTGCGAAGAAGCACCGGGTGACCCAGGGCAACAAGCCGACCTACATGCTCGAGGTGCGCCGCGCCGACGCGCCGCAAGCCTGGCGCATCCTCCGGCAGCAGAGTCTCCCGCAGCCGAAGCGCAGCGGCCTCGGGGAGGTCTTCGGGAAGGTGGGGCTCGTGCCCACGGCAACCCAGGAGCGCGCGATGCTGCGGCACGCTCTGTCGGGAGAGCTCTCCCGGACCCTGCAGAGCGTGGAGGGAGTGCGAGAGGCGCGCGTGCACGTGGTCCTGCCCGAACGCGACCCGCTCGCGCCCCTCGACGCGGCGGCGCCCCGGCCGCGGGCGTCGGTGCTGCTCAAGGTGGCAGGCACCGCGCCCCTCACCGAACCGCAGGTCCGTCAGCTCGTGGCCGGCGCGGTGGACGGCCTCGATGCGGCATCGGTGAGCGTGGTCATCGTGCGCGGGCAGCCGGCCCCGAGCCGAGCCGCGGAGGTCGCGGCCCTGGCCTCCGTGGGGCCGTTCGTGGTGGACGCCTCGAGTCGCGCCACCCTCCTCGTGACGCTGGTGGGAATGGTCCTCGCGCTCTTGACGCTGGGCCTCGGCCTGCTCTTTGCGCTCAGGCGACAGCGGAGTCTGCGATTGGCCCTCGTGGACGCGCAGGCGGCGCCGACCGGCCTCGCCGCGGTGGACCTGGACTCGAGCCTGGCCTTGCTCAACCGCTCGCTGCAGGTCTCGCGCCCCGGGGGCTCGCGTACGGGCAACCGGCTCTCCTGA